GGAGTTCGAGGGGGCACTCCAGACGGTCTGGGACCGTCAGCTGTCCGCCAAGCCGGTCCTGCTGCTACTGGTGGGGAGCGACCTGTCGGTGATGCAGGCCCTGCAGTCGTACGGTCGGCCCTTCTTCGGCCGGGCAGCGAAGATGGTCGTCGATCCGCTCAATCTGGCCGACGTCCGCACCGTGACCTCGCTGGACGCCGCGACGGCCGTGGACGCCTACCTGATCACCGGTGGTTTTCCGGAGATCGTGCAGTCCTGGCGGCCCGGTACGAGCCGGACCGAATTCCTCCAGGCGTCGCTGGCGAATCCGCTGTCCCCCCTGCTGGTCGCCGGGGAGCTTGTCCTGTCGGGTGAGTTTCCGGCAGCCGGTCATTCGCGGGCGGTGCTGGAATCGATCGGTAGTGGCGAGCGGACATTCAGCGCCATCGCCGCCCAGGCCGGCGGTGCCAACGCACTACCGTCCGGGACGCTCTCCCCACTGCTCACCACCCTGCAGGAGAAACGCATTCTGGCGGTGGACGTGCCGCTGTCCACCAAGCCGGACAGCAAGAACAAGCGGTACCGGATCACCGATCCGTACCTGCGGTTCTGGCTGGCGTTCCTGCGCCGTGGCGTTCCCTTCGCGGAGCGGGGGCGGGCGGATCTGGCGCTGCAGCTGATCGAGCGTTCCTGGACGGCCTGGCGTGGCCGGGCGGTCGAGCCGTTGGTGCGCGAATCCCTGTTGCGGCTCCTGCCTGATTCCGGGTGGTCGGAGGCCGAGGTGGTGGGTGGGTGGTGGAACCGACAGAACAATCCGGAGATCGACCTGGTCGGCGCGGACCGTGCCCCGGTGGCCGCGAAGGTGCACTTCGTGGGCTCGGTCAAGTGGTTGGCGAACCGGCCCTTCGACCGCCACGACTACGACGCCCTGGTCCGCGATGTGCTCGCCGTCACGGGGGCGACGCCGGACACACCG
Above is a window of Micromonospora yangpuensis DNA encoding:
- a CDS encoding ATP-binding protein, whose translation is MIFQGRTRDLDLLSGQYRAVVEGSGATRGRAVIMTGRRRVGKSRLAQEFCERSNSPYLVFQATRGRNPQAERADFVTTLAESPLPGAELVAGLQVQDWNQALRSLALAVPQDRPSVVVIDEVPWLVEQDTEFEGALQTVWDRQLSAKPVLLLLVGSDLSVMQALQSYGRPFFGRAAKMVVDPLNLADVRTVTSLDAATAVDAYLITGGFPEIVQSWRPGTSRTEFLQASLANPLSPLLVAGELVLSGEFPAAGHSRAVLESIGSGERTFSAIAAQAGGANALPSGTLSPLLTTLQEKRILAVDVPLSTKPDSKNKRYRITDPYLRFWLAFLRRGVPFAERGRADLALQLIERSWTAWRGRAVEPLVRESLLRLLPDSGWSEAEVVGGWWNRQNNPEIDLVGADRAPVAAKVHFVGSVKWLANRPFDRHDYDALVRDVLAVTGATPDTPLVAVSRAGVTPGLPLAAHWGPDDLVDAWQRR